Proteins from one Gallus gallus isolate bGalGal1 chromosome 17, bGalGal1.mat.broiler.GRCg7b, whole genome shotgun sequence genomic window:
- the TMEM268 gene encoding transmembrane protein 268 isoform X4: MACKSPAGGIEKNSSLSSVLYCKSDLKEGSLQWAKEPRNGQVLMVLSMDNTCSAASFDMELCAEKLQSLGVQAAAGEWRRLIEEAVLKPEVRRYLFYNSRAFQIAIAVVFYMSLWTNIYTTVQLCSFGRYWEASVLVTLAAVAVTVVVILVIDHRQRKINMNTDVRLAAVNEFFIKHSLILGITDVLDGPHSILQLCFVHFSPERCLQSLSAHIAELRQAQELGWRHRLDQLCVMMEVAVPTAEDTSCEESPLLSGGESFKKEPIMCNELLHLIPEGPPEFSACCY; encoded by the exons ATGGCCTGTAAAAGCCCGGCTGGTGGGATTGAGAAAAACAGCTCTCTTTCCTCCGTCCTCTATTGTAAGAGTGATTTAAAGGAAGGATCCCTGCAGTGGGCGAAAG AACCCCGCAATGGCCAGGTGCTCATGGTGCTCAGCATGGACAACACCTGCTCAGCCGCCTCCTTCGACATGGAGCTCTGTGCAGAGAAACTGCAGTCCCTGGGGGTTCAG GCGGCAGCGGGTGAGTGGAGGAGGCTGATCGAGGAGGCAGTCCTGAAGCCTGAAGTGAGGCGGTACCTCTTCTACAACTCCAGGGCTTTCCAGATAGCCATTGCTGTG GTTTTCTACATGTCCCTCTGGACAAACATTTACACCACggtccagctctgctccttcgGGCGCTACTGGGAGGCCAGCGTGCTGGTGACCCTGGCTGCGGTGGCTGTCACTGTGGTTGTGATCCTGGTCATTGACCACCGCCAGAGGAAG ATAAATATGAATACAGATGTGCGACTGGCAGCTGTCAATGAATTCTTTATCAAACACAGCTTAATTCTGGGGATTACTGACGTCCTGGATGGGCCACACAGCATCCTACAA ctgtgctttgtgcactTCAGCCCCGAGCGCTGCCTTCAGTCCCTGTCAGCCCACATCGCGGAGCTGCGGCAGGCACAAGAG ctgggctggcgGCACAGGCTGGACCAGCTCTGTGTGATGATGGAGGTGGCTGTTCCTACAGCAGAGGACACTTCGTGTGAGGAATCACCTCTCCTATCCGGTGGGGAGAGCTTCAAGAAAGAACCCATAATGTGCAATGAGCTGCTCCACCTCATCCCTGAGGGCCCCCCAGAG TTTTCTGCTTGCTGTTACTAA
- the TMEM268 gene encoding transmembrane protein 268 isoform X1: MACKSPAGGIEKNSSLSSVLYCKSDLKEGSLQWAKEPRNGQVLMVLSMDNTCSAASFDMELCAEKLQSLGVQQAAAGEWRRLIEEAVLKPEVRRYLFYNSRAFQIAIAVVFYMSLWTNIYTTVQLCSFGRYWEASVLVTLAAVAVTVVVILVIDHRQRKINMNTDVRLAAVNEFFIKHSLILGITDVLDGPHSILQLCFVHFSPERCLQSLSAHIAELRQAQELGWRHRLDQLCVMMEVAVPTAEDTSCEESPLLSGGESFKKEPIMCNELLHLIPEGPPEVMAQQLLVIFSACYVRLLVSGRLPRPVATGHMDGSSVPCPCQFIQASVLSTGCCWLPGRGLRGAEGQAQQCEEAEEKSVASHSGLLWKKE, translated from the exons ATGGCCTGTAAAAGCCCGGCTGGTGGGATTGAGAAAAACAGCTCTCTTTCCTCCGTCCTCTATTGTAAGAGTGATTTAAAGGAAGGATCCCTGCAGTGGGCGAAAG AACCCCGCAATGGCCAGGTGCTCATGGTGCTCAGCATGGACAACACCTGCTCAGCCGCCTCCTTCGACATGGAGCTCTGTGCAGAGAAACTGCAGTCCCTGGGGGTTCAG CAGGCGGCAGCGGGTGAGTGGAGGAGGCTGATCGAGGAGGCAGTCCTGAAGCCTGAAGTGAGGCGGTACCTCTTCTACAACTCCAGGGCTTTCCAGATAGCCATTGCTGTG GTTTTCTACATGTCCCTCTGGACAAACATTTACACCACggtccagctctgctccttcgGGCGCTACTGGGAGGCCAGCGTGCTGGTGACCCTGGCTGCGGTGGCTGTCACTGTGGTTGTGATCCTGGTCATTGACCACCGCCAGAGGAAG ATAAATATGAATACAGATGTGCGACTGGCAGCTGTCAATGAATTCTTTATCAAACACAGCTTAATTCTGGGGATTACTGACGTCCTGGATGGGCCACACAGCATCCTACAA ctgtgctttgtgcactTCAGCCCCGAGCGCTGCCTTCAGTCCCTGTCAGCCCACATCGCGGAGCTGCGGCAGGCACAAGAG ctgggctggcgGCACAGGCTGGACCAGCTCTGTGTGATGATGGAGGTGGCTGTTCCTACAGCAGAGGACACTTCGTGTGAGGAATCACCTCTCCTATCCGGTGGGGAGAGCTTCAAGAAAGAACCCATAATGTGCAATGAGCTGCTCCACCTCATCCCTGAGGGCCCCCCAGAG GTGAtggcccagcagctcctggtgaTCTTCAGTGCCTGCTATGTGCGGCTGCTGGTCAGCGGCCGCCTGCCCCGTCCTGTGGCCACAGGGCACATGgatggcagcagtgtgccctgccCCTGCCAGTTCATCCAGgcctctgtgctcagcacagggtgctgctggctgccgggcagggggctgcggggggctgAAGGGcaagcacagcagtgtgaaGAGGCAGAGGAGAAGTCTGTCGCCAGTCATTCTGGactcctctggaagaaggagTGA
- the TMEM268 gene encoding transmembrane protein 268 isoform X3, producing MACKSPAGGIEKNSSLSSVLYCKSDLKEGSLQWAKEPRNGQVLMVLSMDNTCSAASFDMELCAEKLQSLGVQQAAAGEWRRLIEEAVLKPEVRRYLFYNSRAFQIAIAVVFYMSLWTNIYTTVQLCSFGRYWEASVLVTLAAVAVTVVVILVIDHRQRKINMNTDVRLAAVNEFFIKHSLILGITDVLDGPHSILQLCFVHFSPERCLQSLSAHIAELRQAQELGWRHRLDQLCVMMEVAVPTAEDTSCEESPLLSGGESFKKEPIMCNELLHLIPEGPPEFSACCY from the exons ATGGCCTGTAAAAGCCCGGCTGGTGGGATTGAGAAAAACAGCTCTCTTTCCTCCGTCCTCTATTGTAAGAGTGATTTAAAGGAAGGATCCCTGCAGTGGGCGAAAG AACCCCGCAATGGCCAGGTGCTCATGGTGCTCAGCATGGACAACACCTGCTCAGCCGCCTCCTTCGACATGGAGCTCTGTGCAGAGAAACTGCAGTCCCTGGGGGTTCAG CAGGCGGCAGCGGGTGAGTGGAGGAGGCTGATCGAGGAGGCAGTCCTGAAGCCTGAAGTGAGGCGGTACCTCTTCTACAACTCCAGGGCTTTCCAGATAGCCATTGCTGTG GTTTTCTACATGTCCCTCTGGACAAACATTTACACCACggtccagctctgctccttcgGGCGCTACTGGGAGGCCAGCGTGCTGGTGACCCTGGCTGCGGTGGCTGTCACTGTGGTTGTGATCCTGGTCATTGACCACCGCCAGAGGAAG ATAAATATGAATACAGATGTGCGACTGGCAGCTGTCAATGAATTCTTTATCAAACACAGCTTAATTCTGGGGATTACTGACGTCCTGGATGGGCCACACAGCATCCTACAA ctgtgctttgtgcactTCAGCCCCGAGCGCTGCCTTCAGTCCCTGTCAGCCCACATCGCGGAGCTGCGGCAGGCACAAGAG ctgggctggcgGCACAGGCTGGACCAGCTCTGTGTGATGATGGAGGTGGCTGTTCCTACAGCAGAGGACACTTCGTGTGAGGAATCACCTCTCCTATCCGGTGGGGAGAGCTTCAAGAAAGAACCCATAATGTGCAATGAGCTGCTCCACCTCATCCCTGAGGGCCCCCCAGAG TTTTCTGCTTGCTGTTACTAA
- the TMEM268 gene encoding transmembrane protein 268 isoform X2 — MACKSPAGGIEKNSSLSSVLYCKSDLKEGSLQWAKEPRNGQVLMVLSMDNTCSAASFDMELCAEKLQSLGVQAAAGEWRRLIEEAVLKPEVRRYLFYNSRAFQIAIAVVFYMSLWTNIYTTVQLCSFGRYWEASVLVTLAAVAVTVVVILVIDHRQRKINMNTDVRLAAVNEFFIKHSLILGITDVLDGPHSILQLCFVHFSPERCLQSLSAHIAELRQAQELGWRHRLDQLCVMMEVAVPTAEDTSCEESPLLSGGESFKKEPIMCNELLHLIPEGPPEVMAQQLLVIFSACYVRLLVSGRLPRPVATGHMDGSSVPCPCQFIQASVLSTGCCWLPGRGLRGAEGQAQQCEEAEEKSVASHSGLLWKKE; from the exons ATGGCCTGTAAAAGCCCGGCTGGTGGGATTGAGAAAAACAGCTCTCTTTCCTCCGTCCTCTATTGTAAGAGTGATTTAAAGGAAGGATCCCTGCAGTGGGCGAAAG AACCCCGCAATGGCCAGGTGCTCATGGTGCTCAGCATGGACAACACCTGCTCAGCCGCCTCCTTCGACATGGAGCTCTGTGCAGAGAAACTGCAGTCCCTGGGGGTTCAG GCGGCAGCGGGTGAGTGGAGGAGGCTGATCGAGGAGGCAGTCCTGAAGCCTGAAGTGAGGCGGTACCTCTTCTACAACTCCAGGGCTTTCCAGATAGCCATTGCTGTG GTTTTCTACATGTCCCTCTGGACAAACATTTACACCACggtccagctctgctccttcgGGCGCTACTGGGAGGCCAGCGTGCTGGTGACCCTGGCTGCGGTGGCTGTCACTGTGGTTGTGATCCTGGTCATTGACCACCGCCAGAGGAAG ATAAATATGAATACAGATGTGCGACTGGCAGCTGTCAATGAATTCTTTATCAAACACAGCTTAATTCTGGGGATTACTGACGTCCTGGATGGGCCACACAGCATCCTACAA ctgtgctttgtgcactTCAGCCCCGAGCGCTGCCTTCAGTCCCTGTCAGCCCACATCGCGGAGCTGCGGCAGGCACAAGAG ctgggctggcgGCACAGGCTGGACCAGCTCTGTGTGATGATGGAGGTGGCTGTTCCTACAGCAGAGGACACTTCGTGTGAGGAATCACCTCTCCTATCCGGTGGGGAGAGCTTCAAGAAAGAACCCATAATGTGCAATGAGCTGCTCCACCTCATCCCTGAGGGCCCCCCAGAG GTGAtggcccagcagctcctggtgaTCTTCAGTGCCTGCTATGTGCGGCTGCTGGTCAGCGGCCGCCTGCCCCGTCCTGTGGCCACAGGGCACATGgatggcagcagtgtgccctgccCCTGCCAGTTCATCCAGgcctctgtgctcagcacagggtgctgctggctgccgggcagggggctgcggggggctgAAGGGcaagcacagcagtgtgaaGAGGCAGAGGAGAAGTCTGTCGCCAGTCATTCTGGactcctctggaagaaggagTGA